The following coding sequences are from one Candidatus Nitrosopumilus sp. SW window:
- a CDS encoding amidohydrolase family protein: MLIKNISILLGKELDFITKTSVQIQNGKFKRIQPNIKPSGTEDSIDCEGLLLIPGFINAHTHIGDSIGKDVTLDSSVDKKIHPVFGAKSKILKNTPPENLSNFMKNTCHSMLRKGITTFVDFREGGLDGVILLKKTLSEVPIRSIILGRLDFYQNSTEIKKNLSLPKEKAKELPLILQKCDGIGISGANENSNSVLNHYSKTSKIRAIHASETKQSVSRSKRMTGKSETIRALSMKPHFLVHMTHASNSDLHVAAKKVRGIVICPRANASLAEGIPDIPLMQKAGCILGLGTDNVMINSPDMFREMDYLWKVTMGIHKKRINPKEILKMATVNAGRILKKDIGVVETKKIADCIFLNKHALDLEPMHEPYASIVHRASESAIQAVMVGGKIVHGKI; the protein is encoded by the coding sequence ATGTTAATCAAAAACATTAGCATTCTTTTAGGAAAAGAATTAGATTTTATAACAAAAACAAGTGTTCAAATCCAAAATGGAAAATTCAAACGTATTCAACCTAACATTAAACCAAGTGGCACAGAAGATTCAATTGATTGTGAAGGTCTCTTACTAATTCCTGGATTCATCAATGCACATACCCACATAGGTGATTCCATTGGAAAGGATGTTACTTTAGATAGTTCAGTGGATAAAAAAATACATCCTGTTTTTGGTGCAAAATCAAAAATTCTAAAAAATACCCCTCCTGAGAATCTGTCTAATTTTATGAAAAATACTTGTCACTCTATGCTTCGAAAAGGAATTACCACTTTTGTTGATTTTAGAGAAGGAGGATTAGACGGTGTCATTTTATTAAAAAAAACATTATCTGAAGTTCCTATACGATCAATCATCTTGGGTAGATTAGATTTTTACCAAAACTCCACAGAAATTAAAAAAAATCTATCTCTCCCTAAAGAAAAAGCCAAGGAACTACCTCTAATTCTTCAGAAATGTGATGGTATTGGAATTAGTGGTGCAAATGAGAATAGTAATTCTGTTTTGAATCATTATTCAAAAACTTCAAAGATTAGAGCAATTCACGCTTCTGAAACAAAACAAAGTGTTTCAAGATCTAAAAGAATGACTGGAAAATCTGAAACAATTCGTGCACTATCTATGAAACCTCATTTCCTTGTTCATATGACTCATGCATCAAATAGTGATCTTCATGTAGCGGCAAAAAAAGTCAGAGGAATTGTTATTTGTCCAAGAGCTAATGCCTCCTTAGCTGAAGGAATTCCAGACATCCCCCTAATGCAAAAAGCTGGTTGTATACTTGGATTAGGCACAGACAATGTTATGATAAACTCCCCTGATATGTTCCGAGAAATGGACTATCTATGGAAAGTTACAATGGGTATTCATAAGAAAAGAATCAATCCAAAAGAAATTCTAAAAATGGCCACAGTAAATGCTGGAAGAATATTGAAAAAAGACATTGGTGTTGTTGAGACAAAAAAAATTGCTGACTGTATATTTCTCAATAAGCATGCATTAGATTTAGAACCAATGCATGAACCTTATGCATCAATTGTTCATAGAGCATCTGAATCTGCAATTCAAGCAGTAATGGTTGGAGGTAAAATAGTTCATGGAAAAATCTAG
- a CDS encoding 2,5-diamino-6-(ribosylamino)-4(3H)-pyrimidinone 5'-phosphate reductase — protein sequence MEKSRPHIILSGAISIDGKIATKVNDSKLSSKEDIQRLHKLRSNVDAILVGKNTVSRDNPLLTVRYVKGKNPTRIILDSKGTISEKSKILQSSDKVPTIIAVSKKISKTNLEKLQKFPIEIITVGNDSVNLKLLLKKLSKKKIKTILVEGGGTINWEFVKQKLFDEVIVTLSPFLIGGEDAISYLRGAGFSKISNSPNLRLKSVKRLKNHLVLHYEKL from the coding sequence ATGGAAAAATCTAGACCTCACATAATTCTAAGTGGAGCAATATCTATTGATGGAAAAATTGCAACCAAAGTAAATGATTCTAAACTTTCGTCAAAAGAAGATATTCAAAGACTTCATAAATTACGTTCAAATGTAGATGCAATTCTTGTTGGAAAAAATACCGTTTCACGTGATAATCCACTTCTAACTGTTCGATATGTTAAAGGAAAAAATCCTACTAGGATCATTTTAGATTCTAAAGGAACCATTTCCGAAAAATCAAAAATTCTACAATCTAGCGATAAAGTCCCAACCATAATTGCAGTATCAAAAAAAATTAGTAAAACAAATCTCGAAAAACTACAGAAATTTCCTATTGAGATAATTACTGTTGGTAATGATTCTGTTAATCTAAAATTATTATTAAAAAAACTCTCAAAAAAGAAAATCAAGACAATATTAGTTGAAGGTGGAGGAACCATAAATTGGGAATTTGTTAAGCAGAAACTTTTTGATGAGGTGATAGTAACTCTGTCTCCGTTTTTAATTGGTGGAGAAGATGCAATTTCTTATTTACGAGGTGCTGGATTTAGCAAGATTTCTAATTCACCAAATCTTAGACTCAAATCAGTTAAGAGGCTCAAAAATCATCTAGTTTTACATTATGAAAAGCTCTAA